One window of Leifsonia sp. AK011 genomic DNA carries:
- a CDS encoding xylulokinase, translating into MNAAVDTASGAEAIRDGRTSLGIELGSTRIKACLVGEDPSVILAVGEHEWENQLVDGRWTYSIESIWAGLQAAYEALATDAELRFGLRPVTFGAIGVSAMMHGYLAFDADGELLVPFRTWRNTSTGPAASELTRVFGANIPLRWSVAHVYQAVLDQEPHVPEIRSLTTLAGYVHWKLTGELVLGVGDASGMFPIDDATRGYDAGMLASFDELVADKAPQLTLAEVLPAVLPAGAKAGTLTQDGAALLDPTGTLQPGIVLCPPEGDAGTGMVATNAVAPRAGNVSAGTSIFAMVVLERPLAHVHEELDLVTTPAGDPVAMVHCNNGASELAAWVSMFRRFADAAGASLTADQTYAALFGEALEGDADAGGLLAYNQLAGEPIAGLAEGRPLVVRGDDSRFTLANFMRAQLYGVFATLSLGMSVLDEEGVALDRMFAHGGIFRTAGVAQRFLAAALKAPVSVADTASEGGAWGIAVLAAYTASGARQSLPDYLRDHVFRGASLHVVEPYSDDVDGFATYIDRYRAGLAIERAAIEAL; encoded by the coding sequence ATGAACGCCGCTGTCGACACCGCATCAGGGGCCGAGGCCATCCGGGACGGGCGCACGTCGCTCGGTATCGAGTTGGGGTCGACCCGTATCAAGGCCTGCCTCGTAGGGGAGGACCCGTCGGTCATCCTGGCGGTGGGCGAGCACGAGTGGGAGAACCAGCTCGTGGACGGCCGGTGGACGTACTCGATCGAGTCGATCTGGGCCGGACTGCAGGCCGCCTACGAGGCGCTCGCGACCGACGCGGAGCTGCGCTTCGGCCTGCGCCCCGTGACCTTCGGTGCGATCGGCGTCTCCGCGATGATGCACGGCTACCTCGCCTTCGACGCCGACGGCGAGCTGCTCGTGCCGTTCCGCACGTGGCGCAACACGTCGACTGGCCCGGCCGCGTCAGAGCTCACGAGAGTCTTTGGCGCCAACATCCCGCTCCGCTGGTCGGTCGCGCACGTCTACCAGGCGGTGCTGGACCAGGAGCCCCACGTGCCCGAGATCCGGTCCCTCACCACACTGGCGGGCTACGTGCACTGGAAGCTCACGGGCGAACTCGTCCTCGGCGTCGGCGACGCGTCCGGAATGTTCCCCATCGACGACGCGACGCGCGGATACGACGCCGGGATGCTGGCGAGCTTCGACGAGCTCGTCGCCGACAAGGCGCCGCAGCTCACGCTCGCCGAGGTGCTGCCCGCGGTGTTGCCCGCTGGCGCGAAGGCCGGCACCCTGACACAGGACGGTGCGGCCCTGCTCGACCCCACCGGCACGCTTCAGCCCGGCATCGTGCTCTGCCCACCGGAGGGCGACGCGGGAACCGGCATGGTCGCGACGAACGCGGTCGCTCCCCGCGCCGGCAACGTGAGCGCGGGTACGAGCATCTTCGCGATGGTTGTGCTTGAACGACCGCTCGCGCACGTGCACGAGGAGCTCGACCTTGTCACCACCCCGGCCGGTGACCCCGTCGCCATGGTGCACTGCAACAACGGCGCGAGCGAGCTCGCAGCCTGGGTCTCGATGTTCCGCCGATTCGCGGATGCCGCCGGCGCAAGCCTCACGGCGGACCAGACCTACGCCGCACTCTTCGGAGAGGCGCTCGAGGGTGACGCCGACGCGGGCGGACTCCTCGCCTACAACCAGCTCGCGGGCGAACCGATCGCGGGCCTCGCCGAGGGTCGACCCCTCGTCGTGCGCGGGGATGACAGCCGCTTCACGCTCGCCAACTTCATGCGCGCCCAGCTCTACGGGGTCTTCGCCACGCTGAGTCTCGGCATGTCAGTGCTCGACGAGGAGGGTGTCGCCCTCGATCGCATGTTCGCGCACGGTGGCATCTTCCGCACCGCGGGCGTTGCACAACGCTTCCTCGCCGCAGCACTCAAGGCTCCCGTCTCCGTCGCGGACACCGCGTCGGAGGGTGGAGCGTGGGGCATCGCCGTGCTCGCCGCGTACACGGCATCGGGTGCTCGGCAATCGCTGCCTGACTACCTCCGCGACCACGTGTTCCGCGGCGCGAGCCTGCACGTCGTCGAGCCGTACTCCGACGATGTGGACGGATTCGCCACCTACATCGACCGATACCGCGCGGGCCTCGCCATCGAGCGTGCCGCGATCGAAGCACTCTGA
- a CDS encoding L-ribulose-5-phosphate 4-epimerase: protein MSTFSLEVEASISAVRRDVAELHGELVRNNLVVWTGGNVSGRVPGADLFVIKPSGVSYDDLAPENMILCDLDGSVIPGTPGSERSPSSDTAAHAYVYRTMPEVGGVVHTHSTYAVAWAARGEEIPCVITAMADEFGGPIPVGPFAIIGDDSIGRGIVETLTGHRSRAVLMQNHGPFTIGVSAKDAVKAAVMVEDVARTVHLAMQAGPVIPLPQEAIDRLYDRYQNVYGQGEDERR, encoded by the coding sequence GTGAGCACCTTCAGCCTCGAGGTAGAGGCATCCATCTCCGCCGTCCGCCGCGATGTGGCCGAACTGCACGGCGAACTCGTCCGCAACAATCTCGTGGTCTGGACCGGCGGCAACGTCTCCGGTCGCGTCCCGGGCGCCGACCTCTTCGTCATCAAGCCGTCCGGCGTGAGCTACGACGACCTCGCCCCGGAGAACATGATCCTGTGCGATCTCGACGGCTCCGTCATCCCCGGGACTCCGGGCTCTGAGCGATCACCCTCGAGCGACACGGCGGCCCACGCGTACGTCTACCGCACCATGCCGGAGGTCGGCGGGGTCGTCCACACGCACTCGACCTACGCGGTCGCGTGGGCCGCGCGGGGCGAGGAGATCCCCTGCGTCATCACGGCCATGGCCGACGAGTTCGGCGGGCCCATCCCCGTCGGTCCGTTCGCGATCATCGGTGACGACTCCATCGGTCGCGGCATCGTTGAGACCCTCACGGGCCACCGCTCGCGCGCCGTGCTCATGCAGAACCACGGCCCCTTCACGATCGGGGTGTCCGCGAAGGATGCCGTGAAGGCCGCCGTCATGGTCGAGGATGTCGCGCGCACCGTGCACCTCGCGATGCAGGCCGGCCCCGTCATCCCCCTTCCCCAGGAGGCCATCGACCGCCTGTACGACCGCTATCAGAATGTCTACGGACAGGGAGAGGACGAGCGCCGATGA
- a CDS encoding LacI family DNA-binding transcriptional regulator: MATAGGGQKPNIRQVAMLAGVSHMTVSRVINDHPSIAPATRERVLTVMRELNYQPNSAARALASRKTNRIGVIVDSVVEFGPGSTVRAIEEAAHERGYTVSTIAVDQRVSAADALVTLGAIGVDALCLITPRSESVELLREGSLEVPTLVVKPEPEADFFTVAVDQRRGARLAVEHLVELGHRDILHLAGPLDWLDARAREQEWRDCLARAGLPARPVVVGDWTSDSGYAFGRGLGAPEFTAVFAANDQMALGLIHALHESGVRVPQDVSVVGFDDLPDARHFLPPLTTVRQDFRALGALSVETLLADLGARDAPTRALIEPELVVRASTSPPGA, encoded by the coding sequence ATGGCGACGGCAGGAGGCGGGCAGAAGCCCAACATCCGACAGGTGGCCATGCTCGCTGGCGTGTCGCACATGACGGTCTCCCGGGTCATCAACGACCACCCGAGCATCGCCCCTGCCACTCGAGAGCGCGTGCTCACGGTCATGCGCGAGCTCAACTACCAGCCCAACAGTGCTGCCCGCGCGCTCGCGAGCCGCAAGACCAACCGCATCGGCGTCATCGTCGACAGCGTCGTGGAGTTCGGGCCGGGAAGCACCGTCCGCGCAATCGAGGAGGCCGCCCACGAGCGCGGGTACACGGTGAGCACGATCGCCGTCGACCAGCGGGTGTCGGCGGCCGACGCCCTCGTGACGCTCGGCGCGATCGGCGTGGATGCGCTGTGCCTCATCACCCCGCGGTCCGAGTCGGTCGAGCTTCTGCGCGAGGGGTCGCTCGAGGTTCCCACGCTCGTGGTCAAGCCGGAGCCCGAGGCCGACTTCTTCACCGTGGCGGTGGATCAGCGGCGGGGTGCGCGGCTCGCGGTGGAACATCTCGTGGAGCTCGGGCACCGCGACATCCTGCACCTGGCAGGCCCGCTCGACTGGCTGGATGCCCGTGCGCGTGAGCAGGAATGGCGCGACTGCCTCGCCAGGGCTGGTCTCCCGGCGAGACCAGTGGTGGTCGGCGACTGGACGTCGGACTCCGGTTACGCGTTCGGACGCGGCCTGGGGGCACCCGAGTTCACGGCAGTCTTCGCCGCGAACGACCAGATGGCGCTCGGCCTCATCCACGCGCTGCACGAGTCGGGCGTTCGTGTGCCGCAGGATGTCAGCGTCGTGGGCTTCGACGACCTGCCCGATGCGCGCCACTTCCTTCCGCCCCTCACCACCGTTCGACAGGACTTCCGCGCCCTCGGTGCGCTCAGCGTCGAGACCCTGCTCGCGGACCTCGGGGCGCGGGATGCTCCCACTCGGGCCCTCATCGAGCCAGAACTGGTTGTGCGTGCCTCGACATCACCGCCCGGCGCCTAA
- a CDS encoding helix-turn-helix transcriptional regulator, with product MQREARLDNALRVLLGQRPAVTPPSDDPFALALEAFSLLCGDHFEPGAEAAALPLALAVDPDARALARVVAGFAIACWPSASDSFADPLRDALEDTEQLSPDVGPVLLGLLAEAALACARLEMAAAFSERAGESPRSLFGSHEHPYLTFMRTSRARVLAFRGDITGAERWAAEAIEHAITPTEVFLARGTAALVRGNADQRRDAQDLVAEVSRSGLDPVGIVARGCYVLASYGAIAIGDLDTAARLMLVAGDDADLSQLRIIDRILGLEMLVALAAAAGDRVAAEAWQTRAAVLRSHPIADSTVLRIDSRVAFVRGDGAAAIAAAELAIERARSEGRAVEEAEAQILLGRARILEDRRSEAARGLADAASSAESSGYLAVRRAATRELRRVGRRLPPGPSSGWQGLSDREREVAALLVTGASNADLARTLFLSEHTVRMHVSRVLQAFGVATRAGVAAALGGTTDVSPPPLTARQREVVAGLVAGCSNRELAERLGIAEATVEKHVSAILERWGVASRAGIVGMAVSAGVTDVGD from the coding sequence GTGCAGCGAGAAGCGCGCCTCGACAACGCCCTCCGGGTGCTCCTGGGCCAGCGCCCGGCCGTCACCCCGCCGAGCGATGACCCCTTCGCGCTGGCGCTTGAGGCCTTCTCCCTCCTGTGCGGCGATCACTTCGAGCCCGGCGCGGAGGCCGCGGCCCTGCCGCTCGCCCTCGCGGTTGATCCGGATGCCCGTGCCCTCGCCCGCGTCGTGGCCGGTTTCGCGATCGCCTGCTGGCCCAGTGCGTCCGACTCCTTCGCTGACCCGCTTCGTGATGCGCTCGAGGACACGGAACAGCTGTCCCCCGATGTCGGCCCTGTGCTCCTCGGGCTGCTCGCCGAGGCAGCGCTCGCCTGTGCCCGCCTCGAGATGGCCGCAGCGTTCTCCGAGCGTGCGGGCGAGTCTCCCCGGTCGTTGTTCGGCTCGCACGAGCATCCGTACCTCACCTTCATGCGCACGTCGCGCGCGCGGGTTCTTGCTTTCCGAGGTGACATCACGGGAGCGGAACGGTGGGCAGCGGAGGCGATCGAGCACGCGATCACGCCGACCGAGGTGTTCCTCGCGAGAGGAACCGCGGCGCTCGTCCGCGGCAACGCCGACCAACGCCGCGACGCCCAGGACCTCGTCGCCGAGGTGTCGCGGAGCGGTCTCGATCCGGTCGGCATCGTGGCCCGCGGATGCTACGTGCTCGCCTCGTACGGGGCGATCGCCATCGGTGACCTTGACACGGCCGCGCGGCTCATGCTGGTCGCCGGGGACGACGCCGACCTGAGCCAGCTCCGGATCATCGACCGCATCCTGGGGCTCGAGATGCTCGTCGCGCTCGCCGCCGCCGCGGGGGACCGGGTGGCCGCCGAGGCGTGGCAGACGCGCGCCGCGGTGCTGCGGTCGCATCCCATCGCCGATTCCACCGTTCTGAGGATCGACAGCCGCGTGGCCTTCGTGCGGGGCGACGGGGCTGCGGCGATCGCAGCAGCGGAGCTCGCGATCGAGCGGGCACGCTCCGAGGGCCGGGCCGTCGAGGAGGCCGAGGCCCAGATCCTCCTCGGCAGGGCGCGCATTCTCGAGGACCGTCGCAGCGAGGCGGCGCGCGGGCTCGCCGATGCGGCATCGTCAGCCGAGAGCTCTGGCTACCTGGCCGTGCGGCGGGCCGCCACCCGGGAGCTCCGTCGCGTCGGGCGACGTCTGCCGCCCGGCCCGTCGAGCGGATGGCAGGGCCTCTCCGATCGCGAGCGGGAGGTGGCCGCCCTCCTCGTCACCGGCGCATCCAATGCCGACCTTGCGAGAACCCTGTTCCTCTCAGAACACACCGTCCGGATGCACGTCTCGCGTGTGCTCCAAGCGTTCGGTGTCGCGACCAGGGCCGGCGTCGCCGCCGCCCTCGGCGGTACGACGGACGTGTCGCCGCCGCCGTTGACCGCCCGCCAGCGTGAGGTGGTCGCTGGACTGGTCGCCGGGTGCAGCAATCGAGAACTCGCCGAGCGGCTCGGGATCGCGGAGGCGACAGTGGAGAAGCACGTCAGCGCGATCCTCGAACGCTGGGGGGTGGCATCCCGCGCGGGAATCGTGGGGATGGCGGTCTCGGCAGGAGTCACGGACGTGGGGGACTGA
- a CDS encoding cyclase family protein: MPDYRAHLDASIAFVNGGSLSVEGFRLDLPSADLDEAAIERLLVQHLGLTLVGSVDLRNLSIVEEAHRGSRDVPRAGERERRVVDLSHVIRAGLVTYPGLPEPTITPFLTREASKANYAPGTEFAMDVMTLIGNTGTYLDSPWHRYEGGTDLAGLELATLVDLRAEVFHVRDSTERGVPASVFFERDVRGAAVLIDTGWDRHFGTPAYAVDAPFLAPDAVDYLIGEGATLVGIDSLNIDDTRDTKERPAHTRLLAAGIHVVEHLTRLDELPPSGARFTAAPPAIEEFGTFPVRAYAIVG, encoded by the coding sequence ATGCCTGACTACCGCGCCCACCTCGACGCCTCGATCGCCTTCGTCAACGGGGGTTCGCTGAGTGTCGAGGGGTTCCGTCTCGACCTGCCCTCCGCCGACCTCGATGAGGCCGCCATCGAGCGCCTGCTCGTGCAGCACCTCGGGCTGACGCTCGTCGGCTCGGTCGACCTGCGCAACCTCAGCATCGTCGAGGAGGCCCACCGCGGGTCGCGGGATGTGCCGCGAGCCGGTGAGCGCGAACGACGGGTCGTCGATCTGAGCCATGTCATCCGTGCTGGCCTCGTCACGTACCCGGGCCTGCCAGAGCCGACGATCACGCCGTTCCTCACGCGCGAGGCGTCCAAGGCGAACTATGCGCCGGGCACCGAGTTCGCGATGGATGTCATGACCCTCATCGGCAACACGGGCACCTACCTCGACAGCCCGTGGCACCGCTACGAGGGTGGCACCGATCTCGCGGGGCTCGAGCTCGCAACGCTCGTCGACCTCCGCGCCGAGGTGTTCCACGTGCGGGACTCCACCGAGCGCGGCGTGCCCGCGAGCGTGTTCTTCGAGCGCGACGTGCGTGGCGCGGCCGTCCTCATCGACACCGGCTGGGACCGTCACTTCGGTACGCCCGCCTACGCGGTGGATGCCCCGTTCCTCGCGCCCGACGCTGTCGACTACCTCATCGGCGAGGGTGCCACCCTCGTGGGGATCGACTCGCTCAACATCGACGACACCCGCGACACGAAGGAACGACCCGCGCACACGCGACTGCTCGCGGCGGGCATCCACGTGGTCGAGCACCTCACCCGGCTCGACGAACTCCCGCCGAGCGGTGCGCGATTCACGGCGGCACCACCCGCGATCGAGGAGTTCGGGACCTTCCCCGTGCGGGCGTACGCGATCGTGGGGTAG